The following are from one region of the Apostichopus japonicus isolate 1M-3 chromosome 17, ASM3797524v1, whole genome shotgun sequence genome:
- the LOC139984716 gene encoding uncharacterized protein isoform X2, with protein sequence MLQCEKYYPNVQRLNPRYISDSSDDDTGPIRTEPKKNAGASLASAPSTPVFRPVSSPLMSDPLSKRTQSVDLTYTALTLSPIITKPHRSISACSESIAGASRTPVSPISSTVETAHETIKANQEDIISCQKVLENKVDELLRSSDVSQEDKQTMIIDELGLPLNLPTDLEEVACLSLIGGRNKEDTVRRIMAQCLTNTLALQCNWIGRNNKIAFSTLHLNKVVMGAIRKNPLTQKVTASVVEEVQKSWLRFAGDRDGKRKNRQAANQ encoded by the exons ATGCTACAATGTGAAAAATACTACCCAAATGTGCAAAG ATTGAACCCCCGTTACATCAGTGACAGCAGTGATGATGATACTGGACCAATTAGAACTGAACCCAAAAAGAATGCTGGTGCTAGCCTCGCTTCTGCCCCATCCACCCCTGTCTTCAGGCCGGTATCATCGCCATTAATGTCAGATCCACTATCAAAGAGAACACAGTCTGTTGATCTCACTTACACTGCATTGACTTTATCGCCAATTATAACGAAACCACATCGATCCATTTCAGCTTGCAGTGAATCAATAGCAGGAGCATCAAGAACACCTGTTTCACCAATTTCATCCACTGTAGAAACTGCACATG agacaataAAGGCTAATCAGGAGGACATAATTTCATGCCAGAAGGTGCTGGAGAACAAGGTAGATGAGTTGTTGAGATCATCGGATGTTTCTCAAGAAGACAAACAGACAATGATCATCGATGAGCTTGGCTTGCCATTAAACCTGCCTACTGACTTGGAAGAG GTAGCATGTCTGTCACTCATTGGAGGGAGAAATAAAGAAGACACTGTGAGACGCATCATGGCACAGTGCCTGACCAATACACTTGCCTTGCAGTGTAATTGGATAGGCAGGAATAACAAGATTGCTTTTTCTACCCTCCATCTGAACAAGGTGGTAATGG GTGCAATCAGGAAAAATCCTTTGACGCAAAAGGTAACGGCATCTGTTGTGGAAGAGGTGCAGAAGTCCTGGCTGCGGTTTGCTGGAGACAGGGatggaaaaagaaagaacagaCAGGCTGCCAATCAGTAA
- the LOC139984716 gene encoding uncharacterized protein isoform X1, with amino-acid sequence MLQCEKYYPNVQRLNPRYISDSSDDDTGPIRTEPKKNAGASLASAPSTPVFRPVSSPLMSDPLSKRTQSVDLTYTALTLSPIITKPHRSISACSESIAGASRTPVSPISSTVETAHVSASERRMFLILETIKANQEDIISCQKVLENKVDELLRSSDVSQEDKQTMIIDELGLPLNLPTDLEEVACLSLIGGRNKEDTVRRIMAQCLTNTLALQCNWIGRNNKIAFSTLHLNKVVMGAIRKNPLTQKVTASVVEEVQKSWLRFAGDRDGKRKNRQAANQ; translated from the exons ATGCTACAATGTGAAAAATACTACCCAAATGTGCAAAG ATTGAACCCCCGTTACATCAGTGACAGCAGTGATGATGATACTGGACCAATTAGAACTGAACCCAAAAAGAATGCTGGTGCTAGCCTCGCTTCTGCCCCATCCACCCCTGTCTTCAGGCCGGTATCATCGCCATTAATGTCAGATCCACTATCAAAGAGAACACAGTCTGTTGATCTCACTTACACTGCATTGACTTTATCGCCAATTATAACGAAACCACATCGATCCATTTCAGCTTGCAGTGAATCAATAGCAGGAGCATCAAGAACACCTGTTTCACCAATTTCATCCACTGTAGAAACTGCACATG TATCTGCATCTGAGAGAAGAAtgtttctaattttagagacaataAAGGCTAATCAGGAGGACATAATTTCATGCCAGAAGGTGCTGGAGAACAAGGTAGATGAGTTGTTGAGATCATCGGATGTTTCTCAAGAAGACAAACAGACAATGATCATCGATGAGCTTGGCTTGCCATTAAACCTGCCTACTGACTTGGAAGAG GTAGCATGTCTGTCACTCATTGGAGGGAGAAATAAAGAAGACACTGTGAGACGCATCATGGCACAGTGCCTGACCAATACACTTGCCTTGCAGTGTAATTGGATAGGCAGGAATAACAAGATTGCTTTTTCTACCCTCCATCTGAACAAGGTGGTAATGG GTGCAATCAGGAAAAATCCTTTGACGCAAAAGGTAACGGCATCTGTTGTGGAAGAGGTGCAGAAGTCCTGGCTGCGGTTTGCTGGAGACAGGGatggaaaaagaaagaacagaCAGGCTGCCAATCAGTAA